A part of Aegilops tauschii subsp. strangulata cultivar AL8/78 chromosome 2, Aet v6.0, whole genome shotgun sequence genomic DNA contains:
- the LOC109772646 gene encoding agamous-like MADS-box protein AGL80 produces MAHKKVALRYIHNRSTRRVTFKKRRNSMMKKAGELGTMCNTKACVLVYGEGSSVPHVFPSHADAVAILNRYKDMPDLVQFKNTVSQEEFLIERITKLQEEANRFRREREDREIRILLHKAMLGGSLDVHELTLVGPKLEVILKNLGERIAISQNLEPTGLPTTSSIGHQRHRDGASDDVSSASTAVSELA; encoded by the coding sequence ATGGCTCACAAGAAGGTGGCACTCCGGTACATCCACAACAGATCAACCCGGCGTGTTACCTTCAAGAAGCGTCGCAATAGCATGATGAAGAAGGCAGGTGAGTTGGGCACCATGTGCAACACCAAGGCTTGTGTGCTGGTGTATGGTGAGGGTTCCTCGGTGCCACATGTCTTCCCATCCCATGCTGATGCGGTGGCGATCCTGAATCGGTACAAGGACATGCCAGACCTTGTGCAGTTCAAGAATACCGTGAGCCAGGAGGAATTCCTCATCGAGCGGATTACTAAGCTCCAAGAAGAGGCCAACAGGTTTCGACGCGAGCGTGAGGATCGCGAGATCAGAATCCTCCTACACAAGGCCATGCTCGGTGGTAGCCTCGACGTCCATGAGCTTACCCTTGTTGGCCCTAAGTTGGAGGTCATCCTCAAGAACCTTGGTGAGCGCATTGCAATCAGTCAGAACTTGGAACCCACCGGTCTTCCAACCACAAGCTCCATAGGTCACCAACGACATCGAGATGGGGCCTCCGATGATGTATCAAGTGCTTCAACAGCAGTAAGTGAGTTGGCTTGA